The following are from one region of the Carassius auratus strain Wakin chromosome 43, ASM336829v1, whole genome shotgun sequence genome:
- the LOC113061364 gene encoding serine/threonine-protein kinase ULK3-like isoform X3 translates to MAAGFAPPKLKDFILTEKLGSGTYATVYKAFRKVGWFQTDSREAVAVKVVSKKTLNKSSMENLLTEIEILKTVRHPHIVQLKDFQWDSENIYLILEWCSGGDLSRFIRSCRILPERVARHCLQQIACALQFLHERNISHLDLKPQNILLSGNTLKLSDFGFAQYMSPWDEQQALRGSPLYMAPEMVCRRHYDARVDLWSVGVILYEALFGRAPFASRSFAELEEKIRSEKPIELPSGARVSRDCRDLLLRLLERDPDSRITFEEFFLHPFVDLEHMPSAESLGKAKALVMQAVQKDQDGERSAALSLYCSALEHFVPAIHYETDRQRKEALRQKVNQYVSRAEELKALVRSDNKISFEEARSTRNILIEMSRDQPRLLAALEVASTAVAQEESGAEDYDTLDLYQQSLGELLLALAETTLEITLTFKLTHTRKRRNKQNNKNYLSALHFILWNIWP, encoded by the exons ATGGCTGCGGGTTTCGCTCCCCCGAAGCTCAAAGACTTTATTCTCACCGAGAAACTGGGAAGCGGCACATATGCGACAGTTTATAAAGCTTTCAGAAAG GTTGGTTGGTTTCAGACGGACAGCAGGGAGGCGGTGGCTGTGAAGGTGGTCAGTAAGAAAACTCTGAATAAAAGCTCAATGGAGAACCTGCTGACAGAGATTGAGATCCTGAAAACAGTCCGGCATCCTCACATAGTGCAGCTCAAAGACTTCCAG tgggaCAGTGAGAACATCTATCTGATTCTGGAGTGGTGTTCAGGAGGAGATCTGTCACGGTTTATACGCAGCTGCCGGATTCTTCCAGAGAGAGTCGCTCGTCACTGCCTACAGCAGAtcg catgtgctcTTCAGTTTCTCCACGAGAGGAACATCTCTCACCTGGACCTGAAACCACAGAACATCCTTCTGAGTGGAAACACGCTGAAGCTGTCAG ATTTTGGTTTTGCGCAGTACATGAGCCCGTGGGACGAGCAGCAGGCTCTGAGAGGATCTCCGCTCTACATGGCTCCAGAGATGGTCTGCAGACGCCATTATGACGCTCGAGTGGATCTGTGGTCCGTCGGGGTCATTTTATACG AAGCTTTATTTGGACGAGCGCCCTTCGCCTCTCGCTCTTTTGCTGAACTAGAAGAGAAGATCCGCAGTGAGAAACCCATCGAG CTGCCGTCGGGAGCGAGAGTTTCTCGTGACTGTCGTGATCTGCTGCTGCGGCTGCTGGAGCGAGACCCGGACAGCCGCATCACGTTTGAGGAGTTCTTCCTGCATCCGTTCGTGGATCTGGAGCACATGCCCAGCGCCGAGAGCCTCGGGAAGGCC AAAGCGCTGGTGATGCAGGCGGTGCAGAAGGACCAGGATGGAGAGCGTTCGGCTGCGTTATCTCTCTACTGTAGTGCACTCGAACACTTCGTTCCTGCCATTCACT atgagacggacagacagaggaaGGAAGCGCTGAGACAAAAG GTGAATCAGTATGTTTCTCGTGCCGAGGAGCTCAAAGCGCTGGTCAGATCGGACAACAAGATCAGTTTTGAGGAGGCGAGATCAACCAGGAACATATTAATAG aaatgtctaGAGATCAGCCGCGTTTATTGGCTGCCCTGGAAGTGGCGTCCACTGCTGTTGCCCAG GAGGAGAGCGGAGCGGAGGACTACGACACGCTTGATCTGTACCAGCAGAGTCTGGGCGAGCTGCTGCTGGCGCTAGCAG AAACCACACTAGAAATTACTCTCACCTTTAAACTCACTCATACAAGAAAGAGGAGGAATAAACAGAATAATAAGAATTATCTCTCCGCTCTTCATTTCATACTCTGGAATATTTGGCCTTAA
- the LOC113061364 gene encoding serine/threonine-protein kinase ULK3-like isoform X6, translating into MAAGFAPPKLKDFILTEKLGSGTYATVYKAFRKVGWFQTDSREAVAVKVVSKKTLNKSSMENLLTEIEILKTVRHPHIVQLKDFQWDSENIYLILEWCSGGDLSRFIRSCRILPERVARHCLQQIACALQFLHERNISHLDLKPQNILLSGNTLKLSDFGFAQYMSPWDEQQALRGSPLYMAPEMVCRRHYDARVDLWSVGVILYEALFGRAPFASRSFAELEEKIRSEKPIELPSGARVSRDCRDLLLRLLERDPDSRITFEEFFLHPFVDLEHMPSAESLGKAKALVMQAVQKDQDGERSAALSLYCSALEHFVPAIHYETDRQRKEALRQKVNQYVSRAEELKALVRSDNKISFEEARSTRNILIEMSRDQPRLLAALEVASTAVAQEESGAEDYDTLDLYQQSLGELLLALAD; encoded by the exons ATGGCTGCGGGTTTCGCTCCCCCGAAGCTCAAAGACTTTATTCTCACCGAGAAACTGGGAAGCGGCACATATGCGACAGTTTATAAAGCTTTCAGAAAG GTTGGTTGGTTTCAGACGGACAGCAGGGAGGCGGTGGCTGTGAAGGTGGTCAGTAAGAAAACTCTGAATAAAAGCTCAATGGAGAACCTGCTGACAGAGATTGAGATCCTGAAAACAGTCCGGCATCCTCACATAGTGCAGCTCAAAGACTTCCAG tgggaCAGTGAGAACATCTATCTGATTCTGGAGTGGTGTTCAGGAGGAGATCTGTCACGGTTTATACGCAGCTGCCGGATTCTTCCAGAGAGAGTCGCTCGTCACTGCCTACAGCAGAtcg catgtgctcTTCAGTTTCTCCACGAGAGGAACATCTCTCACCTGGACCTGAAACCACAGAACATCCTTCTGAGTGGAAACACGCTGAAGCTGTCAG ATTTTGGTTTTGCGCAGTACATGAGCCCGTGGGACGAGCAGCAGGCTCTGAGAGGATCTCCGCTCTACATGGCTCCAGAGATGGTCTGCAGACGCCATTATGACGCTCGAGTGGATCTGTGGTCCGTCGGGGTCATTTTATACG AAGCTTTATTTGGACGAGCGCCCTTCGCCTCTCGCTCTTTTGCTGAACTAGAAGAGAAGATCCGCAGTGAGAAACCCATCGAG CTGCCGTCGGGAGCGAGAGTTTCTCGTGACTGTCGTGATCTGCTGCTGCGGCTGCTGGAGCGAGACCCGGACAGCCGCATCACGTTTGAGGAGTTCTTCCTGCATCCGTTCGTGGATCTGGAGCACATGCCCAGCGCCGAGAGCCTCGGGAAGGCC AAAGCGCTGGTGATGCAGGCGGTGCAGAAGGACCAGGATGGAGAGCGTTCGGCTGCGTTATCTCTCTACTGTAGTGCACTCGAACACTTCGTTCCTGCCATTCACT atgagacggacagacagaggaaGGAAGCGCTGAGACAAAAG GTGAATCAGTATGTTTCTCGTGCCGAGGAGCTCAAAGCGCTGGTCAGATCGGACAACAAGATCAGTTTTGAGGAGGCGAGATCAACCAGGAACATATTAATAG aaatgtctaGAGATCAGCCGCGTTTATTGGCTGCCCTGGAAGTGGCGTCCACTGCTGTTGCCCAG GAGGAGAGCGGAGCGGAGGACTACGACACGCTTGATCTGTACCAGCAGAGTCTGGGCGAGCTGCTGCTGGCGCTAGCAG
- the LOC113061364 gene encoding serine/threonine-protein kinase ULK3-like isoform X8 yields MAAGFAPPKLKDFILTEKLGSGTYATVYKAFRKVGWFQTDSREAVAVKVVSKKTLNKSSMENLLTEIEILKTVRHPHIVQLKDFQWDSENIYLILEWCSGGDLSRFIRSCRILPERVARHCLQQIACALQFLHERNISHLDLKPQNILLSGNTLKLSDFGFAQYMSPWDEQQALRGSPLYMAPEMVCRRHYDARVDLWSVGVILYEALFGRAPFASRSFAELEEKIRSEKPIELPSGARVSRDCRDLLLRLLERDPDSRITFEEFFLHPFVDLEHMPSAESLGKAKALVMQAVQKDQDGERSAALSLYCSALEHFVPAIHYETDRQRKEALRQKVNQYVSRAEELKALVRSDNKISFEEARSTRNILIVLHDGRWSPDVCRRRAERRTTTRLICTSRVWASCCWR; encoded by the exons ATGGCTGCGGGTTTCGCTCCCCCGAAGCTCAAAGACTTTATTCTCACCGAGAAACTGGGAAGCGGCACATATGCGACAGTTTATAAAGCTTTCAGAAAG GTTGGTTGGTTTCAGACGGACAGCAGGGAGGCGGTGGCTGTGAAGGTGGTCAGTAAGAAAACTCTGAATAAAAGCTCAATGGAGAACCTGCTGACAGAGATTGAGATCCTGAAAACAGTCCGGCATCCTCACATAGTGCAGCTCAAAGACTTCCAG tgggaCAGTGAGAACATCTATCTGATTCTGGAGTGGTGTTCAGGAGGAGATCTGTCACGGTTTATACGCAGCTGCCGGATTCTTCCAGAGAGAGTCGCTCGTCACTGCCTACAGCAGAtcg catgtgctcTTCAGTTTCTCCACGAGAGGAACATCTCTCACCTGGACCTGAAACCACAGAACATCCTTCTGAGTGGAAACACGCTGAAGCTGTCAG ATTTTGGTTTTGCGCAGTACATGAGCCCGTGGGACGAGCAGCAGGCTCTGAGAGGATCTCCGCTCTACATGGCTCCAGAGATGGTCTGCAGACGCCATTATGACGCTCGAGTGGATCTGTGGTCCGTCGGGGTCATTTTATACG AAGCTTTATTTGGACGAGCGCCCTTCGCCTCTCGCTCTTTTGCTGAACTAGAAGAGAAGATCCGCAGTGAGAAACCCATCGAG CTGCCGTCGGGAGCGAGAGTTTCTCGTGACTGTCGTGATCTGCTGCTGCGGCTGCTGGAGCGAGACCCGGACAGCCGCATCACGTTTGAGGAGTTCTTCCTGCATCCGTTCGTGGATCTGGAGCACATGCCCAGCGCCGAGAGCCTCGGGAAGGCC AAAGCGCTGGTGATGCAGGCGGTGCAGAAGGACCAGGATGGAGAGCGTTCGGCTGCGTTATCTCTCTACTGTAGTGCACTCGAACACTTCGTTCCTGCCATTCACT atgagacggacagacagaggaaGGAAGCGCTGAGACAAAAG GTGAATCAGTATGTTTCTCGTGCCGAGGAGCTCAAAGCGCTGGTCAGATCGGACAACAAGATCAGTTTTGAGGAGGCGAGATCAACCAGGAACATATTAATAG TGTTGCATGATGGGAGATGGAGTCCTGATGTGTGCAGGAGGAGAGCGGAGCGGAGGACTACGACACGCTTGATCTGTACCAGCAGAGTCTGGGCGAGCTGCTGCTGGCGCTAG
- the LOC113061364 gene encoding serine/threonine-protein kinase ULK3-like isoform X4, with protein MAAGFAPPKLKDFILTEKLGSGTYATVYKAFRKVGWFQTDSREAVAVKVVSKKTLNKSSMENLLTEIEILKTVRHPHIVQLKDFQWDSENIYLILEWCSGGDLSRFIRSCRILPERVARHCLQQIACALQFLHERNISHLDLKPQNILLSGNTLKLSDFGFAQYMSPWDEQQALRGSPLYMAPEMVCRRHYDARVDLWSVGVILYEALFGRAPFASRSFAELEEKIRSEKPIELPSGARVSRDCRDLLLRLLERDPDSRITFEEFFLHPFVDLEHMPSAESLGKAKALVMQAVQKDQDGERSAALSLYCSALEHFVPAIHYETDRQRKEALRQKVNQYVSRAEELKALVRSDNKISFEEARSTRNILIEMSRDQPRLLAALEVASTAVAQEESGAEDYDTLDLYQQSLGELLLALAGKRSFVLSVIIIIYKTQVSVLL; from the exons ATGGCTGCGGGTTTCGCTCCCCCGAAGCTCAAAGACTTTATTCTCACCGAGAAACTGGGAAGCGGCACATATGCGACAGTTTATAAAGCTTTCAGAAAG GTTGGTTGGTTTCAGACGGACAGCAGGGAGGCGGTGGCTGTGAAGGTGGTCAGTAAGAAAACTCTGAATAAAAGCTCAATGGAGAACCTGCTGACAGAGATTGAGATCCTGAAAACAGTCCGGCATCCTCACATAGTGCAGCTCAAAGACTTCCAG tgggaCAGTGAGAACATCTATCTGATTCTGGAGTGGTGTTCAGGAGGAGATCTGTCACGGTTTATACGCAGCTGCCGGATTCTTCCAGAGAGAGTCGCTCGTCACTGCCTACAGCAGAtcg catgtgctcTTCAGTTTCTCCACGAGAGGAACATCTCTCACCTGGACCTGAAACCACAGAACATCCTTCTGAGTGGAAACACGCTGAAGCTGTCAG ATTTTGGTTTTGCGCAGTACATGAGCCCGTGGGACGAGCAGCAGGCTCTGAGAGGATCTCCGCTCTACATGGCTCCAGAGATGGTCTGCAGACGCCATTATGACGCTCGAGTGGATCTGTGGTCCGTCGGGGTCATTTTATACG AAGCTTTATTTGGACGAGCGCCCTTCGCCTCTCGCTCTTTTGCTGAACTAGAAGAGAAGATCCGCAGTGAGAAACCCATCGAG CTGCCGTCGGGAGCGAGAGTTTCTCGTGACTGTCGTGATCTGCTGCTGCGGCTGCTGGAGCGAGACCCGGACAGCCGCATCACGTTTGAGGAGTTCTTCCTGCATCCGTTCGTGGATCTGGAGCACATGCCCAGCGCCGAGAGCCTCGGGAAGGCC AAAGCGCTGGTGATGCAGGCGGTGCAGAAGGACCAGGATGGAGAGCGTTCGGCTGCGTTATCTCTCTACTGTAGTGCACTCGAACACTTCGTTCCTGCCATTCACT atgagacggacagacagaggaaGGAAGCGCTGAGACAAAAG GTGAATCAGTATGTTTCTCGTGCCGAGGAGCTCAAAGCGCTGGTCAGATCGGACAACAAGATCAGTTTTGAGGAGGCGAGATCAACCAGGAACATATTAATAG aaatgtctaGAGATCAGCCGCGTTTATTGGCTGCCCTGGAAGTGGCGTCCACTGCTGTTGCCCAG GAGGAGAGCGGAGCGGAGGACTACGACACGCTTGATCTGTACCAGCAGAGTCTGGGCGAGCTGCTGCTGGCGCTAGCAGGTAAACGATCATTTGTGttatctgttattattattatttataaaacacag